A segment of the Bos taurus isolate L1 Dominette 01449 registration number 42190680 breed Hereford chromosome 19, ARS-UCD2.0, whole genome shotgun sequence genome:
tcCTGGCTGGAGGTGCTCGTGCTGGGCTGACACTGATGTTGGTGTTAGTGATGGTGTCGGTGGTGTGACCCACCCAGCCCGCTGATGCCGAGGGAGGCCCAGCCAGCCGCTTACCGAACCCACATACCCACACAGCCACCCAGCTGTCACCAACACGGCCAAATTTCCTTGCCAGGGCTGAAGTCCATGTAAATATTGATCAGAGAAGGAAGGCTGGGTTTTGCTGTGTTTGGTTAATAGTTGAAGAGCCACTAGCTCCTTGGCTGTTTTCCCAGTGCCTTCATACCAGTGGgccttgtttcatttaaaattttaaagagatccTAAAATGCTGTGTCATTCAAACGCTGAAAGTGCAGGAGGAAAACGCTCATTTAAGTGAATACCCGAGGACCTCTCTCAGTAGGAAGTCTCCCTGTCTGTTTAGTGTATTGattatataaaacttaaaaacgGGCAAAGAGAATTTTAGAACCAGTCTGTCAATTTGCAGCAAAAAGCCTGTTAGGATTTTGGGTTGCTTAAGCAAAGACCACGTCGTTGGGATGCCCGGGCCTGCCAGGCGTGGGGCTCTTGGGCCATGCAGCCACCTCATGGCCTACTGAGGGTGTGACTAGCTTTCTTGTGGGGGTGCTGGGGGTCTTTCCTGCTGCCTCCGGGTGGGCATAGGTGGGGTGTCTCCAGCCCTGGCCCAGCTGTGGGTCCAGGGAGGGTGGGCTGCCGGTGGGGCCTCACAGCCGAGCCGTCCTCTGAGGAATTTGCCATTTGAGAGCCTCCAGACCACCCCATCCCAGACCCTGCAGTGGGAGGTGAAGGCAGCTCACTgccccctggggtgggggagcatgACGGCAGCCCCGGCCCCACCCTCAGGTTCGTCCATcacatctcctcctctgcaaGTCATGTGCATCTAAGACATCGCTGCATGACTCAGGGCCTATGGCTTTTCTCGTGTGTTTTCCTCTAGACGTTTCATGGTTTCAGGTTTCGTACTCAGACTGTTAACCTGCTTGTGTTCATCTGTGTGTGTGGTCTGAGTTACAGGTTCTGTGTGTGACCCCCAGCCCCGTTCCCCTCTGTCCTTTGAACTGATTGCCCTCGCACTTGGCCACACATCAGTTAACCCGACACACGCAGTCCTACTTCAGGACTCCCTGTTCTGTTCCGACGGTCCGCGTGTCTGCCTTTGCACCAGCACCACAGTCCTGATCCCGGTCGCTTTATAACATGGCTCAAAATCTGCCGAGTTGGCCCCgctctgttcttctttttcatttgttttggctattctgagtgctttgcatttctgtgagAATTTTAGAACCAATCTGTCAATTTGCAGCAAAAAGCCTGTTAGGATTTTGATTGGGGTCAAGTTGAATCTATAGACCAATCAAGGAGAACAGACTTCTTACTAATGCTAAGCTTCCAGACCCATGgacactctgttttttttttttttaagattttttttttttttttgatgtggaccatttataaagtctttattgaatttgttacagaatcgcttctgttttatgttttgtttttttggtctcGAGGCTtgtgtgatcttagctccctgactgggaatcaaacccacatcccttgtgtTGAAAGgagaaatcttaaccactgggccaccagggaagtccctcttcgtTTATTGAAGTCTTTTCTCAAGTTCTTAGTGAAGCTTCAGTTTTCGGGGTACGCATCCTGCACTATCTGTCGATTTCATCAGTTTGTGTAGGTGATTGCGGGTCATGCGTGTTTCAGTGGACATGAGGTCTTCTTCCTGGCCTATGGGAGCATCTGGGGTGATGTCAGCAGCTGGGTTTTCACAGATGCCTTGCGTTCGGACAAGGGTGTTCCCTATCACACCTCCCGTGCTGACTTTCTGTCAGGAAGGTATATTGGATTTTTGTCAAATGTTCTTTTGTGTCTCTTAAGGCGATCATAGTGTTTTCTTCTTATGTAGTTTGTTTATATGGTAAATTACATTGATtggttttcaaatgttaaaccaaCTTTTCACTCCTGGTATAAACCTCACTCGGTTGTGCGGATGTATTGTCCTTTTAGTATATTGTTGATTCCATTGGCTGATTCATTAATGTTTTGTCTAGAATTTTTGAGTTTTGTTCAGGAAGggtctttttctctattttttttttttgtgtgtgatgttttGGTATCTGGTAATGCTGGCTTCATGGAGTGAGTTGgggagtgttccttccttttcaatttttggGAACAGTTTGTACATAATTGggattatttcttccttaaatgtttggtaggattcaccagtgaagccctctGGACCTGGAACTTTCTTTTGTGAAGACTTTTGACTCCATGTCAAAATACATGGATGGACATAGTGTATGCTGGTTGAACCCTCTGCTTCTTTTCCTGCACAAGCTTTGGTCAAATTCACTGGTGTAAAGTTTTTCATGTATCCTTTTTTGCCCTTTTAATGTCTGTAGACTCTAGTCTAGATGTTGagaatctgtgtctttttttttttcttgctcagtTTGAGTAGAGGTTTTAGAAGACCAgctcttggtttcattgatttttctctagtgtttttctattttctatcatTGATTTCCACTCCACACTTTCTCCTACTTACACGggtttcattttctctcctttctctagtTTCTTGTGGGAGCTGAGACCAGTGACCGagaccttccttctctctcctgtgGGTGTTCAGTGCCATAAACCCTCCCAAGCCGCAGCATCCCACAGATGCTGGTatgttgtgctttcattttcactcaaTTCAAAAtccttcttgtttccttttccatttttcctttcccCCAGGAGTTGGTTTTTTAGGAAATGTGTTACTTAGTTTCTAGATGTTTGGGGATTTTTTCAGAGAGctttttctgttattaatttcCGATTAActccattgtggtcagaaaacacACGTTGTGTGATGTGGAACGCTTACCGTGACTTGTTTTACTTCCCGGAATGTGCTCTATCTTGGTAAATCTCCTGTGTGCACTTGAAACTAATTTCTtttcctgttgttgttgagtGAAGTCTTTTATAAACGTCAGTATaccgacttccctttcacttttcactttcatgcattggaaaaggaagtggcaacccactccagtgttcttgcctggagaatcccagggatggcggagcctggtgggctgccgtctatggagtcacacagagtcgcacgcgactaaagtgacttagcaatactGAGTTGGTTGACAGTATTCAAATCTTTATCCTTACCTGTTCTATCAGTACTGAGAGGGGTGTTGAAgtaactatttctgttttgcagattTATCAGTTTTACTTCATGGACTGTAAGCTCTGGCATCAAGTGCATGAATGTTTAGGATGTTATGTCTTCTTGGTTAATTGTGAAACAATCTTCTCTATCTTGGTAATAATGTTTGCTCTGAAATCTACTTTGTCTAAAATTTATACAACCACTCAGCCTCATTTCCACCAGTGTTAGTAGAGTGACTGTCGTGCCAGCCTGTTGTGGTTAGCTGGTTTGAATCTTTATAAGTGTATTTTGTGTAGCCAGCATGCAATTGGATCATTTTTTATCCAGTCtgacaatctctgccttttaattgagATGCTTGGCCATAAGCATTTAAGTTATTATCGATGGGGTGAGGCTTAAATCAGCATCCTTCACGCCTTCATGTCCAGTGTTTGGAAAGCCCTTGTATATttgtctgttttgtgtgtgtgtgtgtgtgtgtttcaggcgAGTGGGTAAATGCCATCCTTCTTGGCTAGAAGTAGAAAGGACAGCAGTAATAAATGTCATACAATACTCAGTCTGTGTTCAGTTCTTCTTGATTGTGTCAAAACTATCTTGTTCCAGTTGGTGTGTATGCATCAGGATCCAAATGAGGTCTGCACGTTGCACTTGGTGGACGTGACTCCTGAGCCCCTCACTTTCTTCCATGTCATCTACTTGGGGAGGAGAGTGAGTCACTTGTCTAGTAGGGTGTCTGGGTTTGGGTGATTACATCTTTGTGATGATGCACCCCACTCTGTCCAAGGGTCCCATtcagtggcgggggtggggggcggctcTGAGAAGCAGAGGGAGGAACACGCCTGCTCCCACCGCACCTGGTGGTTCCCAAGTGTGGGGGACAAGTGGCGGCCTGGGCCTGTGGTCCTCCTACTGGCCTGCAGGAGGGGTGAGGAGGTGACTCGGTGGCTGATTTTGAAAGCATTACCTCatcaacagagagaaaaaaaaattattggccTTTAAATATGCGTCTTGACATACCACACCAGAAACAAGGTTTTGTGCCTAAGACAGCATTTTTGAAGAATGGCTGAGCCCCTCAGACAGAAAGGGTGCTGGGCTAGGAGCTGAGGAGCCACTCAGATTCTCCTCTTACGGCTGGGTGGCCCTTCTGGTCACTCCTGAGGAGCCCTGTCTTCCCCACATATAAATGGAtctcaccccacccaccccaggctGGTTTTGAGTGTTAAATGAGCTCAGATGAAAACACTTAAAATTGTCTGGTGCTGAGTTGATGTTGGTGTGATTTTTACTGTTGGAATCTTGACATCCCTGGGTTCTTGGAACAGTGTGGACGTCCTATCCATCCCTGTGGCTTGAGCCTGGGGTCCGTGTGTGAACACAGGCTGCTTCCTCTGGCCAAGGACACTTTACCCTACAGGACCTCTCATCACCCCTTGGTGGACCCCATCTTGGCCCAGCTACTCTGGAGGGGGATGGTCCCCCAGGCCCCCAGAAGGAACCATGCGCAGGTTCCTGTCCTGAAAACTGACCATCCAGATGCCCTCCCGACTGAGAGTGAGTCAGCCAGCTGGTTTTCATGCCAGAGTGACAGGCAAGGGGATTGGGGACAGTAGAGGCAGGAGGGGCCCTGGGGAGCCCACTCCCACTTTGCTCCACCATTAGCTGCTGAAGGGTGAGAGTCTGGGCCTGATgagtttggaaaaataaaaggtttCTGTGGCTAAAAAGTGAAAGCTCTGGGAGTGTAGAGCCAAGGGTCTGGGACAGTGGGCGTGTCCAGGGGGAGGGGGTGGCGCTGGGCTCCTCCCAGATTCCCTCCCCTCCATGGTCCCAgaccccatgtccatggagtgTGTGATTCCGAATGTGTTCCGGACCCTGGGTGAGGGAGCCGAGCTGCTCAGGGCCAAGGGGCTCAGCTGCCCCCAGGTCTCCTGGCCTCCTCCTGCTTCAGTGTTCAGCCATTTCCAGAAGGACTTTGTGTTCTGTTTGCACAGGTCGTCCCCCGCCGTGGAGGTGGCCCGAGACCCCTCCCCGTACCCCGCCCCTGCATGACCCCCCCACCATGTGACCGccccccccactccaccccccgaCAAGGGCCCCTTGGGTCTCAACTGCTCTCTCTGCACATAGGTTGCGAGATGGGAACACAAGACCCGAAAGCTGAGCAAGGCCTTTGGGTCCCCCCGCCTGGCCTGTTACACCCTGGGTGGGGCCATCCTGCTCTTGAACGTCCTGCGCTCCCACTGGTAaggacccctcccctcccccgctacccccaaccccaccccaggcccctgggggagccccctcctccatcccaccccaaCCAGGGAAGAGGTGGGAGGTGCCTGGAGCCAACGTGAGGGGCGGGGCGCGGGGACTAGGGGGCTGCTCTGAGCCCATCTGCCCCACTGGCTCTGCTGGCTCAGGGAAACCCCTTCTTGGGCTCCACCTGGAGAGGTGGCCCCACGCAGCGAGCAGTGACCTGGGTGTGGTGGAGAGGGCAGCTAGGCAAGCTTGGTGGGATCCCTCCACAATGGGGTTGGCTGCTGCACACCCCCTTCCTCCCCCAGTTACTCTGAAAACTCAGCTTATGGTGGTgtgtggtgggggcggggtggggggggggataGACCCAAACAGCCCCACCTGGTGGGCAGCCCAGTGCAGGAGTCTTTGCAGGCACCCTGGCCCTTCTGAAGGAGTGAgcgagtaaatgaatgaatgagtgagcacACAGCATCCCCCATGGCCCCTTCTCCCTGGCTGTCACCAAGGGGGCATTTAAAGCTCCTGAAACATCACATCTCAGGAGACGGGACCTGCTGCCTGTTTTCCCTTCCACAATGTGCTGTTTCTAGTTCTTGTGTATTCTTGGCCTCCTGAGTCCACCATGTAGGGAAAAAAACCCTGgaccccaggcccagccccaccACTGTTCCTATGGGGTGGAGCCGGGTGGTCCATCCTACCCTGCAGGTGGACTGCACCAAGGTGGGCGGCCAGGTGGGCGTGGGGGGAGTGGAGGGGCAGAGGGCAAGGTGATGGAGAGCCTGTCTGTCTGGAGGGCTGACGACATCCTCCATGTGGCCCCAACTTGAACCCCACTGGCCTGCAGAGGCCAGCAGAGGCGGGTCTATAGACAAGCTGCTGTCCCTGCCATCCTACCGCAAGGCTGGTGCTGGCAGGACGTGTCGCGTCCTGGGCCCCTGAGAGGCCTGGCAGGGGAGAGACCCAGGCCCAGCCCCTCTCCCTGCGTCCAGGCCTGTGTGTCCCTCTCCCTGTGTCACTGTGTCACTGTCAACCTTTTGGCTACGGCTTTCCTCCCGGGTGAATTAACCACCCAGGGAATTGGGGGGCCGAGAAAGGACCCCTCCACTGCAAGCAGGCctgttttcccttctcccctctaTGGTCCTCCTCCTGTTTGCCCCCCGCTGACAGGTGTGGGTGGGGTTCAGGTGCAGGGCTTGTGGGAGTCCTGCCCACCCGCCCCCACCGCCGCTCCCCAGCATCCTTCCGCTGTCGCTTTATGTGGTTCCTGCAGGTGGGttttctgtgcctgtgtgtgggtgtgggtgtatgTGGTAAAAGACACATTAATAAAATTGACCCTTTCAGCCACCTTGAGGTATAGTTTTGTGACATTTAGGACCTCTCCCTGGGAGTGGTGTCCGTCCGTCAGCTCGCAAGGCTGTGTCCAGGCCACTTGCTCTACAGACAGGAgaggtggaggggtgggagggggctgagCTGTGGCCCGAGCTGCCAGCTCTCAGAACTGTGGGTTTATCAGAGCCCAGGGAGGGTGCAGGGGTGGGGCATGGGCGTGGCCACCTGGCACCACACGGGGTGTGCGGCTCTGAGCCAATCCCAGCAGCTCAGCCTGGAGCTGCAGGGTGACCCTGAGCCCAGCAGCAGGAGAGGTGGGTGGAGAGCAGGGGGCGTGGGCAGTGTGACCAGGGGCCAGGTGTGCCCTGACACATGTGCCACTGTTTGACAGGTCACCGTGCAGGCTTCTGCCCGTGGTGTCCTGTTTGCTGTTCAAACAGATGCTTCTCCCGCCTCCCTGTTCCCCTTTCTCACTTTGGGGAAGGGGGCTGCTTTTCCTGGTTGATGAACACAGACTGTGATCCCTTCTGCCTGGCATGGGCTGGCGCCAGGGAGGTGCTCAGGGGAGAAGCCTCTGTTCTCCAAGAGCTGACTGTAGTCTGAGGAGAGAGTTATAGGGAGGCGGGCTTTAGCTCAACCTAAGGAGTTTGACGACATCCAGCTAATGGAGTGGACAAAGGGAGATGGAACTTGCTCTGCTagaaagagcctggcagggttgTCCAGTGGTTACGGCTCCTGCTTCCACTGCCGAGGGCGCGAgttcaatcctggtcagggaactaagatcccacaagctgtggggtgtggccaaaagaaggaaagagagggggaGGAATGGAGGATGGAGGGCGGGTAGGCGTGCTCACAACGGAGGGACAGTTGGGTGGAGGCATGATTCCCGAGTCTCCTTCCCTCTGCAGTGCCAGTCATCCTCAGACTGAACACCCTGCTGTCCTGCAGAGTCTAAAATGTTGTCATTCATAATCTGTTTCTTAAAACCACTACGTGTTACAGACAACTCaggatttctggcttctctggaAGCAGGCACCAGCCCCCTATTCCGGTCACTTCTTCCGTGGCGGCCCCTCAGCAGGCCACTTGACTCACCCTCAGGACTTGCCTGAGACCCCTGGACAGGCTGCTCTGGGGGCCTGGGGGGCAGGGTGGGCGGCCCCTCTGTGTGGCGGTGACCTCCCCGCCCTGCCCGCAGCTTCACGCAGGCCATGCTGAGCCAGCCCCGGATGCAGAGCCTGGACAACCCCGCGGTCTACCACGTGGGCCTGGCACTCCTGGGAGTGGGTGGCGTGTTCGTCCTTTCCAGTTTCCTGGCGCTGGGCTTCACCGGGACCTTCCTAGGTAAGACCCTGAGTGTGGGGGGCCAGGGCCCTGCTCCCCCCAACTCCAGGCCTCAGCCTGCCCTGCTCAGCGCTGGGGGGCAGACTCTTAAGCCCCAGCCAGCTGCTTGGCCTCCAGGATGGGCCGGGCTTCTGTTCCTGTGTTCAGGTCTTGGGCTGGCAACAGGTGGGGGCGCTGGCCCCTCTCCTTGCCCGTGGCTCCGGAGCTTTGGGGCTGAAAACCCAGTGCTGGCAGGGCTGGACGTCCTACAGACACCAACTCCCAGTCTGGGACTCTGGGGGGAGGGAGCAGGGCGGCTGATGTGCGCGGGTCAGTGGGGCCAGAGCAGAAGGCCAGCCAGGGATCACATCACTCAAGTCCCTGAgggccatgcaggagactggggcGTCCTCCCAGGAGGAGGGTCCCACAGGGGAGGTCCTCTGGGGGCCCAGGAGCAGGTGGGGATCATTGTGTGGGCCtcacaggggtggggtggggaagggagccaggggagggaggggtggtGGTGTAGCCAACCTCAGGAGACCAGGGGTTAGCAGCCCCACAGCAGCGGCAGGGGAAAGGGCAGCCAGGGTCTGGAGGAGGGTCGGGGAGGGGCCTGGAAGCCGCCTGTGGGGGAGCCCCAGGAGAAACGGCCTGGAACGTGGGGCCCTCAGGCTCAGGAATGTAGGTCAGAGTGGCCGAgtccccgccccccgccatgAGCCACCCTGAAGCAGACTTCTGTGCCACCGGGAAGAAAGGCTCCCTGGCCGCGAGCCCTGTCTCCAGACAGCGGTGATGGTGATGCAGCTGCTACTCCTCCAGGCCCACCTGTGCCTGGAGCACGAGGGATACACCATGGGGCCCTAGTGAGCAGCGCTGCTCCCTGTGGGCCATGCCCGGGCCAGGCCGGACTGCGCTGGACACCGGGTCTGTGTCCCCTGCCTCTCGGACCGCCACACCCTCCCCTGGGAGAAGCTCTGGGCTGGCTGCAGGGGGAGAGCTGATCTCCAGGCTGGTGGCCCAGGTGGGAGTGGCCCagctgagggaggagggggacgTGGAGCAGAGATAGTGAGTAGGGGTAGGTGTGCTTTAGACAGTGGGGGGCAGGTGAAGGGAAGGGCGACAGGAAGTACCACAAGCCGAGGAGGTGGCAAAGGAGGAGAGGTGTCCAGAGAGCAGGGAAAGTCCCCAAGCAGAGGGGACAGAACATGCAAAGGCACAGGCAAGAGCCGGTGGGGGCGCAGCCCCTGGGCACACCCCCAGTGCCTGCACACCTCCCTCTGGATGGGGCAGCCAGGCTATGACCCTCCTTCCTGCCCGCCCTGTTTGCAGGCGACTACTTCGGGATCCTCAAGGAGGCCAGAGTGACCATGTTCCCG
Coding sequences within it:
- the PEMT gene encoding phosphatidylethanolamine N-methyltransferase isoform X3, which encodes MCFLWELRPVTETFLLSPVGVQCHKPSQAAASHRCWTSHHPLVDPILAQLLWRGMVPQAPRRNHAQVPVLKTDHPDALPTESCEMGTQDPKAEQGLWVPPPGLLHPGWGHPALERPALPLLHAGHAEPAPDAEPGQPRGLPRGPGTPGSGWRVRPFQFPGAGLHRDLPRRLLRDPQGGQSDHVPVQRPGQPHVLGQHSHLPGLGHCGRQTLTQQGCSQPFPAHLSPTWGPTDRASRWPKQPDVWKPQKVQGAGIPRASARQPERRPSPRHASPTGLLLTALVALIYMVAIVYEEPFTAEIYQQKASQAYKRS
- the PEMT gene encoding phosphatidylethanolamine N-methyltransferase isoform X6 — translated: MSSTWGGETSHHPLVDPILAQLLWRGMVPQAPRRNHAQVPVLKTDHPDALPTESCEMGTQDPKAEQGLWVPPPGLLHPGWGHPALERPALPLLHAGHAEPAPDAEPGQPRGLPRGPGTPGSGWRVRPFQFPGAGLHRDLPRRLLRDPQGGQSDHVPVQRPGQPHVLGQHSHLPGLGHCGRQTLTQQGCSQPFPAHLSPTWGPTDRASRWPKQPDVWKPQKVQGAGIPRASARQPERRPSPRHASPTGLLLTALVALIYMVAIVYEEPFTAEIYQQKASQAYKRS
- the PEMT gene encoding phosphatidylethanolamine N-methyltransferase isoform X8, whose product is MWTSHHPLVDPILAQLLWRGMVPQAPRRNHAQVPVLKTDHPDALPTESCEMGTQDPKAEQGLWVPPPGLLHPGWGHPALERPALPLLHAGHAEPAPDAEPGQPRGLPRGPGTPGSGWRVRPFQFPGAGLHRDLPRRLLRDPQGGQSDHVPVQRPGQPHVLGQHSHLPGLGHCGRQTLTQQGCSQPFPAHLSPTWGPTDRASRWPKQPDVWKPQKVQGAGIPRASARQPERRPSPRHASPTGLLLTALVALIYMVAIVYEEPFTAEIYQQKASQAYKRS
- the PEMT gene encoding phosphatidylethanolamine N-methyltransferase isoform X13, whose translation is MTRLLGYVDLSEPHFVAAVLAIVFNPLFWNVVARWEHKTRKLSKAFGSPRLACYTLGGAILLLNVLRSHCFTQAMLSQPRMQSLDNPAVYHVGLALLGVGGVFVLSSFLALGFTGTFLGDYFGILKEARVTMFPFSVLDNPMYWGSTAIYLGWAIVHASPTGLLLTALVALIYMVAIVYEEPFTAEIYQQKASQAYKRS